A single genomic interval of Dromiciops gliroides isolate mDroGli1 chromosome 1, mDroGli1.pri, whole genome shotgun sequence harbors:
- the LOC122735577 gene encoding mucin-12-like isoform X29 yields the protein MEKLLQLVEGMHIEEMSSHQTLQPEPPRAQKRPLSPQAGLSSPKRKVVPRLEEKEPETVQGIDESKKEEKKKDIAGAGIERGASQAHSIRWPVESKNKYVHISLGDQDESPEFSQTGLALTETKLAATEMLSNTGDGATSSLSTRCSETKSVSAEIMHELSDDFSESEDSDTESLSSQCSDKRLTFIDIKSMATEILGESVETDKRAVSTKSELAGKGMLSESVAPDTGSSDSKCSDSKLAPPEGKATAKSVMPDHGSPDTNLLSSEPSETSTISLEDKAVPTKMLSEKVTPTTSGLSSQRSETRHDSPERKAVVSEVSESVSAAPSVSSDDGSETRCVSPERKPLVTEMSQTVSSDPSVSSESCESKCTSLESQSVATGKLSEAVAPDPSASSAEGLKTKRPSHKSKPVVTGELTESISPTSSILGSEESETRSVSPESKPLVSGRLSETVSPASSILASEDSETRGASPESKAIVGKMLSETLPRAPNVLTPECSEARCTSSESKPVVGELLSEKVSLPPVVLSSKCLETECAPAESKPVVSRTCSGTVSPVPKVLSTECSEARCLSSETKPVVTGMVSETRSLAPDVSCGECSDSVDIKPVVARIIPERLSPPISISSTEYSDAGYTSPERKPVVTGVAPGRLSPPISISSTEYSEASCASPEESKPIVSGLFPEVLSPAISISSEFSEGAYFCTDRKPIVAGTFSERLSLDTCASVSECSETSGTSPERKPIVAERVAARMSPAPIVLSSECSETSYASPERKPLVAGRYVERLSPSTSALYTEFSESSRFFSETRPAAAGEYSGRLSPDTGSFSSESSEASGASPERKPVIGRVYPGRLSPPISISSTEYSDPGGASPERKPIVSGLFSRRLSSPISISSTEYSDMGGASPERKPVISELLSERVRPVQTVLSSVCSDDRCISPETKPVVSGIFSGTLFSATSILASEGSESRCTSPENKPTVSGLFSETGSLPPDVLSTSCLDARCVSPGSKPVEGTMFSETLFSGTSILASEGSESRSISPENKPTVSGMFSETLFSGPSILASEGSGTRCTSPENKPVVTGMFSETLSPPPNIFSSESLDTRCISPENKPVVTGMFSETLSPPINIFSSESSDTRCVSPESKPVVTGLLSGRLSPPISISSTEYSDTECASPERKPVVGEMLSERLSPPISISSTEYSDTECASPERKPIVTGLFSERLPPTSSILPSLCSEIKFASIQNKPSVSGLFPEGLSPSTSFFTSQYSDTRCTSPDSKPVMARLFPQATSLLPSRYFETSDDSSESKAAETGRLSPCTSLFSSQSSETRFSSTERLPPISSLLPELVDPTTFILAAQCPGLRFASSENNPEGSAPSPEGLSPATGFVYPPSSETRAASSENNPEVSEVFSERLSPTTGIVSSLCFEKILASTGSKPVVSRMFSESMFPATGFLYPPESDPAVSGIFSERLSPATGIMSSLCFLTIFASTESKSIVSTVFSESVSPTTGIVSSLCFVIILASTESDLAIIGVFSEGLSPSTGITFRPCSETGAALTDSNSAGTGVFSGSLSPTGGITFPPCSETEAALTDSNSAGTGVFSGSLSPTAECLSPSTGITFPPCSETGAALTDSNPVGTGVVSEKPSPTAGITFPPCSEKGAALTDSNSAGTGVFSGSLSPTAECVSPSTGITFPPCSETGAALTDSGPVGTGVVSEKPSPTAGISFPPCLETGADSTGSDTTGIGMLSKSLSPTAESVSPSTDISFPPCLETGADLTGSDTTGIGMLSKSLSPTADISFPPCLETGADLTGSDTTGIRMLSKSLSPTADISFPPCLETGADLTGSDTTGIGMLSKSLSPTAGISFPPCLETGADLTGSDTTGIGMLSKSLSPTADISFPPCLETGADSTGSDTTGIGMLSKSLSPTADISFPPCLETGADSTGSDTTGIGMLSKSLSPTADISFPPCLETGADLTGSDTTGIGMLSKSLSPTADISFPPCLETGADSTGSDTTGIGMLSKSLSPTAGADLTGSDTTGIGMLSERLSPTADEAAMRTALPDDN from the exons AAACTCCTCCAGCTGGTAGAAGGCATGCATATAGAGGAGATGTCTTCCCACCAGACGCTCCAGCCGGAGCCCCCCAGAGCTCAGAAGCGTCCCCTCTCACCACAGGctggcctgagctctcccaaaagGAAAGTTGTCCCTAGGTTGGAGGAGAAGGAGCCTGAGACTGTGCAAGGTATAGATGAGagtaagaaagaggagaaaaagaaagatattgcaggCGCTGGAATAGAGCGGGGAGCCTCACAAGCTCACTCTATCAGATGGCCGgtagaaagcaaaaataaatatgtgCACATCAGTTTGGGTGACCAAGATGAGAGCCCTGAGTTTTCTCAAACAGGATTAGCTTTAACAGAGACCAAGCTTGCGGCAACTGAAATGTTATCAAATACTGGGGATGGTGCTACAAGTAGCTTGTCTACTCGGTGTTCGGAAACAAAATCTGTTTCCGCAGAGATCATGCATGAATTAAGTGATGACTTTTCAGAGAGTGAGGATTCTGACACAGAGAGCTTGTCGTCTCAGTGTTCTGACAAAAGGCTTACTTTCATAGACATCAAGTCTATGGCAACTGAAATATTAGGAGAAAGTGTGGAGACTGATAAGAGGGCTGTTTCTACAAAAAGTGAGCTTGCCGGAAAGGGAATGTTGTCAGAGAGCGTGGCTCCTGACACAGGTAGCTCGGATTCTAAGTGTTCTGATTCGAAATTGGCTCCCCCCGAGGGAAAGGCTACGGCAAAGAGTGTAATGCCAGACCATGGGTCTCCTGATACAAATCTCTTGTCCTCTGAGCCTTCGGAAACTAGTACTATTTCCCTAGAGGACAAGGCTGTGCCAACCAAAATGTTATCAGAAAAGGTAACCCCCACCACAAGTGGTTTGTCTTCCCAGCGTTCAGAAACTAGGCATGATTCCCCCGAGAGAAAGGCTGTAGTATCTGAAGTGTCAGAGAGTGTGTCTGCAGCCCCCAGTGTGTCGTCTGATGACGGCTCGGAAACTAGATGTGTTTCCCCTGAGAGGAAGCCTCTAGTAACCGAAATGTCACAGACAGTGTCTTCTGACCCTAGTGTTTCGTCTGAGTCTTGTGAAAGTAAATGTACTTCCTTAGAAAGTCAATCTGTGGCAACAGGAAAGTTATCAGAGGCAGTGGCTCCTGACCCAAGTGCCTCATCTGCTGAGGGTCTGAAGACTAAACGTCCTTCCCATAAGAGCAAGCCTGTAGTAACTGGCGAGCTCACAGAGTCAATATCTCCAACCTCAAGTATCTTGGGCTCAGAGGAATCGGAGACTAGAAGTGTCTCCCCTGAGAGCAAACCCTTAGTAAGTGGAAGGCTCTCAGAGACAGTGTCTCCAGCCTCAAGCATCTTGGCCTCTGAGGATTCAGAGACAAGAGGTGCCTCCCCTGAGAGCAAGGCTATAGTAGGCAAAATGCTCTCAGAGACCTTGCCTAGAGCCCCAAATGTTTTGACTCCTGAATGTTCTGAGGCTAGATGCACTTCCTCTGAGAGCAAGCCAGTAGTAGGTGAATTGCTCTCAGAGAAAGTGTCTCTACCCCCAGTTGTCCTGTCTTCAAAATGTTTGGAGACTGAGTGTGCACCGGCAGAAAGCAAACCTGTTGTTAGTAGAACGTGCTCGGGGACAGTGTCacctgtcccaaaagtcttgtcTACTGAATGTTCTGAGGCTagatgcctttcctctgagaccaAGCCAGTAGTAACTGGAATGGTCTCAGAGACTAGGTCTCTAGCCCCAGATGTCTCGTGTGGTGAATGTTCGGATTCCGTAGACATCAAACCAGTAGTAGCTAGAATTATACCGGAAAGACTTTCACCACCCATAAGCATTTCATCCACAGAATATTCTGATGCTGGATATACTTCCCCAGAGAGGAAGCCAGTAGTAACTGGTGTGGCCCCTGGGAGACTATCTCCACCTATAAGCATTTCATCAACTGAATATTCGGAGGCAAGCTGTGCTTCCCCCGAGGAGAGCAAGCCCATAGTATCTGGCTTGTTCCCAGAAGTACTATCTCCAGCTATAAGTATCTCCTCCGAGTTTTCGGAGGGTGCCTATTTTTGCACAGATAGAAAGCCCATAGTAGCGGGCACGTTTTCAGAAAGACTGTCTCTGGACACTTGTGCCTCAGTCTCTGAATGTTCAGAGACTAGCGGTACTTCCCCAGAGAGGAAGCCCATAGTAGCAGAACGTGTAGCAGCAAGAATGTCACCAGCTCCAATTGTCTTGTCCTCTGAGTGTTCAGAGACAAGCTATGCTTCCCCAGAAAGGAAGCCATTAGTAGCTGGAAGGTACGTAGAAAGACTATCACCGTCCACAAGTGCCTTATACACGGAGTTTTCTGAGAGCAGCAGGTTTTTCTCAGAGACCAGACCTGCAGCAGCCGGAGAGTACTCAGGAAGGCTGTCTCCAGACACTGGTAGCTTTTCTTCAGAAAGTTCGGAGGCCAGCGGTGCTTCCCCGGAAAGGAAGCCTGTCATAGGGAGAGTGTACCCAGGGAGATTGTCACCGCCTATCAGCATCTCATCCACAGAATATTCCGATCCTGGAGGTGCTTCCCCTGAAAGGAAGCCTATAGTAAGTGGGCTGTTCTCAAGGAGACTGTCTTCTCCCATCAGCATTTCATCTACCGAATATTCTGATATGGGAGGTGCATCTCCTGAAAGGAAGCCTGTCATAAGTGAACTGTTGTCAGAAAGAGTTCGTCCAGTCCAAACTGTTTTGTCCAGTGTATGTTCTGATGATAGATGTATCTCCCCTGAAACTAAACCCGTTGTAAGTGGAATATTTTCAGGGACCCTGTTTTCAGCTACCAGCATCTTGGCCTCTGAGGGTTCAGAGTCTAGATGCACTTCCCCTGAGAACAAGCCCACAGTAAGTGGATTGTTCTCAGAGACAGGGTCTCTACCCCCGGATGTGTTGTCTACTTCGTGTTTAGATGCTAGATGTGTGTCTCCTGGAAGTAAACCCGTAGAAGGTACCATGTTTTCTGAAACCCTTTTTTCAGGGACAAGCATCTTGGCCTCCGAGGGTTCAGAATCTAGAAGTATTTCTCCAGAGAACAAGCCCACAGTTAGTGGGATGTTCTCAGAAACCCTCTTTTCAGGCCCAAGCATCTTGGCCTCTGAGGGTTCAGGGACCAGGTGCACGTCCCCAGAGAACAAACCAGTAGTAACTGGGATGTTCTCAGagaccctctccccacccccaaacatctTCTCCTCCGAAAGCTTGGACACTCGCTGCATTTCACCCGAGAACAAACCAGTTGTAACTGGGATGTTCTCAGAGACATTATCACCACCTATAAAcatcttttcttcagagagctcgGACACTAGGTGCGTTTCTCCAGAGAGCAAGCCAGTAGTAACTGGCTTGCTCTCAGGGAGACTCTCACCACCCATTAGCATTTCATCTACCGAATATTCTGACACTGAATGTGCTTCCCCTGAGAGGAAGCCGGTAGTAGGTGAAATGCTATCAGAGAGACTCTCACCACCCATTAGCATTTCATCCACCGAATATTCTGACACCGAATGTGCTTCCCCAGAAAGGAAGCCCATAGTGACTGGACTTTTTTCAGAAAGACTGCCTCCAACTTCAAGCATTCTCCCCTCCTTGTGTTCCGAAATAAAATTTGCTTCAATACAAAACAAGCCTTCAGTATCTGGACTATTTCCTGAAGGCTTGTCTCCATCTACAAGTTTCTTTACCTCTCAATATTCTGATACAAGATGTACCTCTCCTGACAGCAAACCTGTAATGGCCAGACTGTTTCCACAGGCCACGAGTCTCTTGCCTTCTCGGTATTTTGAGACCTCAGATGACTCTTCAGAAAGCAAGGCTGCAGAGACTGGAAGACTATCTCCATGCACAAGTCTCTTTTCTTCTCAGAGTTCTGAGACAAGATTTTCTTCTACTGAGAGGCTGCCTCCTATATCTAGCCTGTTACCAGAGCTTGTGGATCCTACCACATTTATCCTGGCTGCTCAGTGTCCTGGCTTAAGGTTTGCCTCATCAGAGAACAATCCTGAAGGATCTGCACCATCCCCAGAAGGGCTCTCCCCTGCGACAGGTTTTGTGTACCCTCCATCTTCTGAGACAAGAGCTGCTTCATCAGAGAACAATCCTGAAGTCTCTGAAGTGTTCTCAGAAAGATTGTCTCCGACAACAGGTATTGTGTCCTCTCTATGTTTTGAAAAAATACTTGCTTCCACAGGGAGCAAGCCTGTAGTATCCAGAATGTTCTCAGAGAGTATGTTTCCTGCCACAGGTTTCCTGTATCCTCCAGAAAGTGATCCTGCAGTATCTGGCATTTTCTCAGAAAGACTGTCTCCAGCAACAGGTATTATGTCCTCTCTATGTTTTCTGACAATATTTGCTTCCACAGAGAGCAAGTCTATAGTATCCACAGTGTTCTCAGAAAGCGTCTCTCCCACCACAGGTATTGTGTCTTCTCTATGTTTTGTCATAATCTTGGCTTCCACAGAGAGTGATCTTGCAATAATTGGAGTGTTCTCAGAGGGACTGTCTCCTTCCACAGGCATCACATTCCGTCCATGTTCAGAGACAGGAGCTGCTTTGACAGACAGCAATTCTGCAGGAACTGGAGTGTTTTCAGGGAGCCTGTCTCCTACAGGAG GTATCACATTCCCTCCATGTTCAGAGACAGAAGCTGCTTTGACAGACAGCAATTCTGCAGGAACTGGAGTGTTTTCAGGGAGCCTGTCTCCTACAGCAG AGTGTTTGTCTCCTTCCACAGGTATCACATTCCCTCCATGTTCAGAGACAGGAGCTGCTTTGACAGACAGCAATCCTGTAGGAACTGGAGTAGTGTCAGAAAAACCATCTCCTACAGCAG GTATCACATTCCCTCCATGTTCAGAGAAAGGAGCTGCTTTGACAGACAGCAATTCTGCAGGAACTGGAGTGTTTTCAGGGAGCCTGTCTCCTACAGCAG AGTGTGTGTCTCCTTCCACAGGTATCACATTCCCTCCATGTTCAGAGACAGGAGCTGCTTTGACAGACAGCGGTCCTGTAGGAACTGGAGTAGTGTCAGAAAAACCATCTCCTACAGCGG GTATCTCATTCCCTCCATGTTTGGAGACAGGTGCTGATTCAACAGGAAGTGATACCACAGGAATTGGAATGCTGTCAAAGAGTCTATCTCCTACAGCAG AGAGTGTGTCTCCTTCCACAGATATCTCATTCCCTCCATGTTTGGAGACAGGTGCTGATTTAACAGGAAGTGATACCACAGGAATTGGAATGCTGTCAAAGAGTCTATCTCCTACAGCAG ATATCTCATTCCCTCCATGTTTGGAGACAGGTGCTGATTTAACAGGAAGTGATACCACAGGAATTAGAATGCTGTCAAAGAGTCTATCTCCTACAGCAG ATATCTCATTCCCTCCATGTTTGGAGACAGGTGCTGATTTAACAGGAAGTGATACCACAGGAATTGGAATGCTGTCAAAGAGTCTATCTCCTACAGCGG GTATCTCATTCCCTCCATGTTTGGAGACAGGTGCTGATTTAACAGGAAGTGATACCACAGGAATTGGAATGCTGTCAAAGAGTCTATCTCCTACAGCAG ATATCTCATTCCCTCCATGTTTGGAGACAGGTGCTGATTCAACAGGAAGTGATACCACAGGAATTGGAATGCTGTCAAAGAGTCTATCTCCTACAGCAG ATATCTCATTCCCTCCATGTTTGGAGACAGGTGCTGATTCAACAGGAAGTGATACCACAGGAATTGGAATGCTGTCAAAGAGTCTATCTCCTACAGCAG ATATCTCATTCCCTCCATGTTTGGAGACAGGTGCTGATTTAACAGGAAGTGATACCACAGGAATTGGAATGCTGTCAAAGAGTCTATCTCCTACAGCAG ATATCTCATTCCCTCCATGTTTGGAGACAGGTGCTGATTCAACAGGAAGTGATACCACAGGAATTGGAATGCTGTCAAAGAGTCTATCTCCTACAGCAG GTGCTGATTTAACAGGAAGTGATACCACAGGAATTGGAATGCTTTCAGAGAGACTGTCTCCTACAGCAG ATGAAGCAGCAATGCGGACAGCGCTACCTGACGATAATTAA